From Mucilaginibacter rubeus, a single genomic window includes:
- a CDS encoding capsule assembly Wzi family protein: MKKLLVLLPLLSFVFLAKAQDQNVHISLEAQGIVTTNNVVPFWLRANQFGSVPLSGGSGSLIGKIRKDYDTTKTFGWGFSFEGRGNAGKDSRFSLIEGSIKAHASIFELKAGRSKDIIGLADSTLSSGSFSVSGNALGIPKVSLSIPEYYSIPVLGKLFAVKASLANGYLGDVKVRVGERPKDFKGYYLENTLYFKIGKPSWRFKVQGGYNHEALWGDEKRVFNKFQLSSAEAYWYVLTGKLYQGSKVGNHLGSLDFGAEYRFDAFTVLLYRQNFYDIGALRSLANINDGLNGVSIVNNRPGAGDFYWKKFVFEYLYTANQAGMVSSKKTKSGAENYYNNYEYEEGWSYNEMALGNPFITTVNDVRKSQIGNNNKQFFVNNRVLALHTGVQFYAFNWFYTGKFSYSQNMGTFDNGTEPYRSVGGKIRNPSNYGAFTKVNQYSVFLEGIRPLKNGYTVGYDLAYDHGGLLYNSLGVILKVSKSFM, from the coding sequence ATGAAAAAGCTACTTGTTTTATTGCCACTACTTTCGTTCGTTTTTTTAGCGAAAGCACAAGATCAGAATGTGCACATCAGTTTGGAAGCTCAGGGTATTGTCACCACGAATAATGTGGTTCCTTTTTGGTTAAGGGCAAATCAGTTTGGGAGTGTTCCGCTATCGGGAGGTTCCGGTAGCTTGATTGGAAAAATCAGGAAGGATTATGATACAACAAAAACGTTTGGCTGGGGATTTTCATTTGAAGGTCGGGGCAATGCGGGAAAAGATAGCCGCTTTTCGCTCATTGAAGGATCAATTAAAGCCCATGCGAGTATTTTTGAATTAAAAGCAGGTCGCTCTAAGGATATTATAGGACTTGCCGATTCAACGCTTTCTTCCGGTTCTTTTTCTGTATCAGGTAACGCCCTGGGTATCCCCAAGGTTAGTTTAAGTATTCCCGAGTATTACAGTATCCCTGTTTTGGGGAAACTGTTTGCGGTTAAAGCATCATTGGCAAACGGTTATTTGGGAGATGTTAAGGTCAGAGTTGGCGAAAGGCCAAAAGATTTTAAGGGCTATTATCTTGAAAATACGCTCTACTTTAAAATAGGTAAACCATCCTGGCGATTTAAAGTTCAGGGTGGGTACAATCACGAAGCCTTGTGGGGAGATGAAAAACGGGTATTCAACAAATTTCAATTATCATCTGCAGAAGCGTATTGGTATGTGCTAACGGGTAAGTTATACCAGGGAAGCAAAGTTGGTAATCATTTAGGTTCGTTAGATTTTGGAGCAGAATATAGATTTGATGCTTTCACGGTGTTACTGTATCGCCAAAACTTTTATGATATAGGTGCTTTAAGGTCACTTGCTAATATTAATGATGGATTAAACGGAGTCAGCATTGTTAATAACCGGCCAGGTGCGGGGGATTTTTACTGGAAGAAATTTGTATTTGAATATCTGTATACTGCAAATCAGGCAGGTATGGTTAGCTCAAAGAAAACAAAATCGGGCGCCGAAAATTATTATAACAACTATGAGTATGAAGAAGGATGGTCTTACAACGAAATGGCTTTAGGTAATCCGTTTATAACTACCGTAAATGATGTAAGAAAGAGTCAAATAGGTAATAATAATAAGCAGTTTTTTGTAAATAACAGGGTTTTAGCCTTGCATACCGGTGTTCAGTTTTATGCGTTTAACTGGTTTTACACGGGTAAGTTTTCTTACTCGCAAAACATGGGTACTTTTGATAATGGTACTGAGCCTTACCGGTCTGTTGGAGGAAAAATAAGAAACCCTTCCAATTACGGAGCGTTCACAAAAGTGAACCAGTATTCGGTTTTTCTTGAAGGGATCAGGCCATTAAAAAACGGCTATACTGTTGGTTATGATCTGGCCTATGATCATGGAGGGCTGCTTTATAATTCGTTGGGCGTTATCCTGAAAGTATCAAAATCATTTATGTAA
- a CDS encoding DNA polymerase III subunit gamma/tau → MDNFIVSARKYRPATFETVVGQQHITNTLKNAIKNNQLAQAFLFCGPRGVGKTTCARILAKTINCTNLQPNGEACGECPSCKAFENGNSFNVHELDAASNNSVDDIRSLIEQVRIPPQAARYKVYIIDEVHMLSQAAFNAFLKTLEEPPHYAIFILATTEKHKILPTILSRCQIFDFNRIRVEDMANHLASIAGKENISYEPDGLHIIAQKADGGLRDALSMFDQIVSFSGAKVTYRSVIDNLNILDYDYYFNITESLLREDTAKVLLFFDEILSRGFDGAHFIAGLSEHFRNLLVGKDQSTLKLLEVSDGIKTKYLQQSQQSSVSFLLSAMNIANQCDISYKLSKNQRLQVELALLKMCHLPSVFNLATTPLTVTPAADGGLKKKPDTSAVAPVNNILASSTVSVVSEAVPVYKTAPKEVATPPVTVKEAPPAEKPKIIMPLRSTLTPSLTGEVKTQEQLLEEEDPYLKGDDNEDFTMDAFLQCWSDFAAFAKKEGKKNLVTIFTSNAPRMLKPYVFEVIVGNMVQETTFRDEKPLMLNYLRSTLKNFTIDVNARVDELKVVRKPYTAPEKFQHMATRNPQLLELKSRFNLDFD, encoded by the coding sequence GTGGATAATTTCATTGTTTCGGCCCGTAAGTATCGCCCGGCTACTTTTGAAACCGTTGTTGGTCAGCAACATATAACCAACACGCTCAAAAATGCTATAAAAAATAACCAGCTGGCACAGGCATTTTTGTTCTGTGGTCCGCGTGGTGTGGGTAAAACTACCTGTGCGCGAATCCTGGCAAAAACCATTAACTGCACCAATTTGCAACCTAATGGCGAAGCCTGTGGTGAATGCCCGTCATGCAAAGCCTTTGAAAATGGAAATTCCTTCAACGTACATGAGCTTGATGCCGCGTCAAATAACTCTGTTGATGATATCCGGAGCCTGATAGAGCAAGTACGGATCCCACCGCAGGCCGCGCGTTACAAGGTGTATATTATTGATGAGGTGCACATGCTATCGCAGGCCGCTTTTAACGCGTTCCTGAAAACGCTGGAAGAGCCGCCTCACTATGCTATATTCATATTAGCCACTACCGAAAAACACAAGATCCTACCAACCATTCTTTCCCGTTGCCAGATCTTTGATTTTAACCGCATCAGGGTTGAGGATATGGCTAATCACCTGGCATCAATTGCCGGTAAGGAAAATATTAGCTATGAACCTGATGGTTTGCACATCATAGCCCAGAAAGCCGATGGCGGTTTGCGCGACGCATTGTCGATGTTTGACCAGATCGTTAGCTTTTCGGGTGCCAAGGTAACTTATCGGTCGGTTATTGATAACCTGAACATACTTGATTACGATTACTACTTTAATATAACCGAAAGCCTGCTTAGGGAGGATACCGCCAAAGTATTGCTCTTTTTTGATGAGATCCTTTCACGAGGTTTTGATGGCGCACATTTCATAGCCGGTTTGTCTGAGCATTTCAGGAACCTGTTGGTTGGAAAAGATCAATCAACCTTAAAGCTGCTTGAGGTAAGTGATGGCATCAAAACAAAATACCTGCAGCAATCGCAACAGTCATCGGTGTCGTTTTTGCTTTCGGCTATGAATATTGCCAACCAGTGCGATATCAGTTATAAGCTAAGTAAAAATCAGCGACTACAGGTGGAACTGGCGTTGCTCAAGATGTGCCACCTGCCATCGGTATTTAACCTGGCAACCACACCACTCACAGTAACGCCCGCAGCCGACGGGGGATTAAAAAAAAAACCTGATACCTCAGCAGTAGCGCCGGTTAATAATATCCTGGCAAGCTCCACGGTATCGGTAGTGAGTGAAGCAGTACCCGTTTATAAAACTGCCCCTAAAGAGGTAGCTACTCCACCTGTAACGGTAAAAGAAGCCCCTCCGGCCGAAAAGCCTAAGATAATAATGCCGTTGCGCAGTACACTCACCCCTTCATTAACAGGCGAGGTGAAAACGCAGGAGCAACTACTTGAAGAGGAAGATCCTTATTTAAAGGGTGATGACAATGAGGATTTTACCATGGATGCCTTCTTGCAATGCTGGAGTGATTTTGCCGCGTTTGCCAAAAAAGAGGGTAAGAAAAACCTGGTAACCATTTTTACATCAAACGCGCCACGTATGCTAAAACCATATGTTTTTGAGGTAATAGTAGGCAACATGGTGCAGGAAACCACGTTTAGGGATGAAAAACCTCTTATGCTGAATTATCTGCGCAGCACACTTAAAAATTTTACTATTGATGTAAATGCCCGTGTTGACGAACTAAAGGTAGTACGTAAGCCTTATACAGCTCCCGAAAAGTTTCAGCATATGGCCACCCGCAATCCACAGTTATTGGAGTTAAAGAGCAGGTTTAATCTTGATTTTGATTAA
- a CDS encoding NADP-dependent isocitrate dehydrogenase: MSKIKVENPVVELDGDEMTRIIWKFIKDKLITPYLDLDIKYYDLGIEYRDQTDDQVTIDAANAIKQYGVGIKCATITPDEARVAEFGLKQMWKSPNGTIRNILDGTVFREPIVMSNVPRLVPNWTAPICIGRHAFGDQYRATDFLTKGKGKLTVKFTPEDGGPEQSYEVFNFKGDGVALTMYNTDESIRGFAHACFNQALMKGWPLYLSTKNTILKKYDGRFKDIFEEIYQSDYKQKFDAAGITYEHRLIDDMVASALKWNGNFVWACKNYDGDVQSDTVAQGFGSLGLMTSTLVTPDGTVMEAEAAHGTVTRHYRDHQAGKPTSTNPIASIFAWTRGLEFRGILDKNQELIDFCKALEEVCIETVESGKMTKDLAITIKPKVEHGTDYLYTEEFLAAIDENLKKRLGK; encoded by the coding sequence ATGTCAAAAATAAAAGTAGAAAATCCGGTAGTTGAACTGGATGGAGATGAAATGACCCGCATTATCTGGAAATTCATCAAAGACAAATTGATTACACCGTATCTTGATCTTGATATCAAATACTACGATTTAGGTATTGAGTACCGCGACCAAACCGACGACCAGGTTACTATTGATGCAGCTAACGCTATTAAACAATATGGTGTTGGTATCAAATGTGCTACTATTACTCCCGACGAAGCAAGGGTTGCTGAATTTGGATTAAAACAAATGTGGAAATCACCTAACGGAACTATCCGTAACATTTTAGATGGTACTGTTTTCCGTGAGCCAATCGTTATGTCAAACGTACCTCGTTTAGTACCTAACTGGACAGCACCTATCTGCATTGGCCGTCATGCTTTTGGCGATCAATACCGCGCTACCGATTTCTTAACTAAAGGTAAAGGCAAACTTACCGTTAAATTTACTCCAGAAGATGGCGGCCCAGAGCAGTCATATGAGGTATTTAACTTTAAAGGTGATGGTGTTGCATTAACCATGTACAATACCGATGAGTCTATCAGAGGCTTTGCCCATGCTTGCTTTAACCAGGCTTTAATGAAAGGCTGGCCTTTATACCTTTCAACTAAAAATACGATCCTTAAAAAATATGATGGCCGCTTCAAAGATATTTTTGAAGAGATCTATCAAAGTGATTACAAACAAAAGTTTGATGCTGCCGGCATCACTTATGAGCACCGCTTAATTGACGACATGGTTGCATCGGCCCTGAAATGGAACGGTAACTTTGTTTGGGCTTGTAAAAACTATGATGGCGACGTACAGTCTGACACCGTAGCTCAAGGCTTTGGTTCATTAGGTTTAATGACCTCAACCCTGGTTACCCCGGATGGTACTGTAATGGAAGCTGAAGCAGCTCACGGTACAGTAACCCGTCACTATCGTGACCACCAGGCTGGTAAACCAACTTCAACTAACCCAATCGCGTCAATTTTCGCGTGGACAAGAGGTTTGGAATTCCGCGGTATCCTGGATAAAAATCAGGAACTGATTGATTTCTGCAAAGCTTTGGAAGAAGTTTGTATCGAAACTGTTGAAAGTGGCAAAATGACCAAAGATTTGGCCATCACCATTAAACCCAAAGTGGAGCACGGTACTGATTACCTGTACACCGAAGAGTTTTTGGCTGCAATTGACGAAAACCTGAAAAAACGCTTAGGCAAGTAA